From Streptomyces cyaneogriseus subsp. noncyanogenus, the proteins below share one genomic window:
- a CDS encoding thioesterase II family protein yields MPDLCETESLWLRRFQPAPAARTRLMCFPHAGGSASAYLRLARSLAPGIEVLAVQYPGRQDRRAEPCPDSVEGLADDLFAAVRHRVDASTALFGHSMGAVLAFELARRLERDAGVRCARIFASGRRAPSRFRDDSAPAASDASMLAEMRTLGGTDLRVLQDEELLIAALPALRADYRAIGTYRAADDAVVGCPVTVLVGDADPRTSLDDAHAWSAHTTAESEVLTFSGGHFFLDAHHDAVVEVVTARLRQDRAPRPDRV; encoded by the coding sequence ATGCCCGACCTTTGCGAGACCGAATCCCTCTGGCTCCGGCGGTTCCAGCCGGCTCCCGCGGCCCGGACGCGGCTCATGTGCTTCCCGCACGCGGGCGGGTCCGCCAGCGCCTATCTGCGCCTGGCCCGGTCCCTCGCCCCCGGCATCGAGGTCCTGGCGGTCCAGTACCCCGGACGACAGGACCGGCGCGCCGAGCCCTGCCCGGACTCCGTCGAAGGCCTGGCGGACGATCTGTTCGCGGCCGTCCGGCACCGCGTGGACGCGTCGACCGCGCTGTTCGGACACAGCATGGGCGCGGTCCTCGCCTTCGAGCTGGCCCGGCGGCTGGAGCGCGACGCGGGGGTCCGCTGCGCCCGGATCTTCGCCTCGGGGCGCCGGGCACCCTCCCGGTTCCGTGACGACTCCGCCCCGGCCGCCAGCGACGCCTCGATGCTCGCCGAGATGCGGACTCTCGGCGGAACCGACCTGCGGGTGCTCCAGGACGAGGAACTGCTGATCGCCGCGCTGCCCGCGCTGCGCGCCGACTACCGCGCGATCGGGACCTACCGCGCCGCCGACGACGCCGTGGTCGGCTGCCCGGTCACCGTGCTGGTCGGTGACGCCGATCCGAGGACCAGCCTCGACGACGCCCACGCCTGGAGCGCCCACACCACGGCGGAGTCCGAGGTGCTCACCTTCTCCGGCGGGCACTTCTTCCTCGACGCCCACCACGACGCGGTGGTGGAGGTCGTCACCGCGCGCCTGCGGCAGGACCGCGCGCCCCGGCCGGACCGGGTGTGA
- a CDS encoding SDR family oxidoreductase yields MPELNDRTALVTGASRGIGKAIAQRLAAEGVRVAVHYGTQEKSAQETVETIERAGGRAFAVRADLLRDDAVDELFTALERELEGRPLHILVNNAAVAPAPGDPALAAQDGYVPGLSDTTPEEFDRVYRINVRAPFFVTQRALSLMADGGRIVNVSSAVTRIAWPLLPYAMTKGALEMMAPRLANELGSRGITVNTVAPGITDTDMNRWVRETPGAEAGISALTALGRLGRPNDIAGIVAFLVSDDARWITGQLLDASGGMALAPAMM; encoded by the coding sequence ATGCCGGAATTGAACGACAGGACGGCCTTGGTCACGGGTGCCTCGCGCGGCATCGGAAAAGCCATCGCCCAGCGACTCGCCGCCGAGGGCGTCCGGGTCGCCGTGCACTACGGAACGCAGGAAAAGAGCGCCCAGGAGACGGTGGAGACGATCGAACGCGCGGGGGGACGGGCCTTCGCGGTCCGGGCGGACCTCCTCCGGGACGACGCCGTGGATGAGCTCTTCACCGCACTGGAGCGGGAGCTGGAGGGGCGTCCGCTGCACATCCTGGTGAACAACGCGGCCGTCGCCCCCGCCCCCGGCGACCCGGCGCTCGCGGCACAGGACGGCTATGTCCCCGGCCTGTCGGACACCACGCCCGAGGAGTTCGACCGCGTGTACCGCATCAACGTCCGGGCACCGTTCTTCGTGACCCAGCGGGCCCTGTCACTGATGGCCGACGGCGGACGCATCGTCAATGTCTCCTCGGCCGTCACCCGGATCGCCTGGCCGCTGCTGCCCTACGCCATGACCAAGGGGGCGCTGGAGATGATGGCTCCCCGGCTCGCCAACGAACTCGGTTCGCGCGGCATCACCGTCAACACCGTGGCCCCCGGCATCACGGACACCGACATGAACCGCTGGGTGCGCGAGACCCCGGGGGCCGAGGCGGGCATCTCGGCCCTGACCGCGCTCGGCCGGCTGGGCCGGCCGAACGACATCGCCGGCATCGTCGCCTTCCTGGTCTCCGACGACGCCCGCTGGATCACCGGCCAACTGCTGGACGCCAGCGGGGGAATGGCCCTGGCGCCCGCCATGATGTGA